DNA from Fundidesulfovibrio terrae:
AGACGACAGCACCGTGCTCACGGTCATCCCCGAGGGCAAGGCCCCTGTTGAGGCCGCCACTGTCACCTTGGAGCGCTTCAAGGACGGCAGCGGCGCGCTGTCGGCCCCCAACCATGAAGGGAAACTGTTCTACACCGCAACTATTGACCTGAGCCCCATGGTGTCGGGCGCCCGGTCCTTCGACCTGCGCCTGGACTGCCCGGCTTTCACCCGTTCCGGCCCCCTCGAGACGGAAAACTTCCGCCTGGAAGCCGTCCTGGACGGCCCCGCAACTCCGCCCACGGCACTGCCCGAGGCACTGCTGGCCCAGCTTCCCGTGGCGCCCTGGACGCCCGGCCGGGATATGGCCCTATCCAGCTCGCTGTATGCCTTCAGCCTGGACGGTGCAGTGTCGCGACCGGACGTGGGCTCCCCGGGCGAACTCAATGCCTACCTCCGGGATCACCCAGGGGACAGACCGGTCCGCGTGCTCCCCTACCCCGACGGCGCGCCCGCCGTGGCCCTCTACGACCCGGCGCTGGCCCATCCCGGCATGCGCCTCGCTCCCGGGGAGCCCCGCCAGCTCGACGCCTTCCCGTCCGGGAAACGCGAGATCCGCGCAATCAAGCTGGCCGGAGCCCTGGACAGGCCCGTCCTGGAGACGGGACCGGTCCGGACGCCCCTCGGCGTCACCAGCCCGGCCCCGTCGGAACTCACCGTCAACCCGGGCGCCCAGGCCGAGCTGACGTTCTCGCCGCTCTTCACCCAGGACGGCCTCGGCCTTGCCGCCACGGCCGAGCACGAGAACATCCGGCGAAACGACGGCGAGGACTGCCTGAGCTGCCGGGAGGACCGGCCCTGCTCCACCACATACGCCTTGCGCTCGGAACTGCCGGTCACGATGCTTCGCATCACGGCCTTCCCACGGGTGAACAGCGCGCCCTCCGGGCAGAACAGCGTCAGCACCCAGCTGAGCCTGGACGGGGAGGCCTGGCGCGAGGTGAACCGCTACGAGGGTTCCGGCTCCGGGCGTTGGGAGGGCTGGAAAATTCCGCAGTATTCGCTCGTGAAGCTGGACAAGCCCGCCCGGGACGTCCGCGTCCGTTTCGTGCTCTCCGGCTCCAAGGCCCAGCTCTGGTCTGCCCCGGACGCCCGCATGCGCTTCGAACTGCGCCTGGACGCCGCGTCCGTGCCGGTCCCGGTTATTTCATCCTGGCCCGCGACGCTTTCGCTCGCCCACGACGCGCCTCTGGACGTGCAATTGCTGGATGCCCCCCAGCCCTTCCCGGACCGGCTCAGGAGAACACGCTGATGCCCATCGTGAACGCCCTCGTCGACCGCGACGGCACCATCATCGTGGAGAAGCACTACCTGCATGATCCCGCCCAGGTGGAGCTGGTTCCCGGGGCCGGCGAGGCGCTTGGGCGGCTTAAGCGCGCCGGGGTGCGGCTCTTCGTGGTCACCAACCAGTCGGGCATCGGGCGCGGCTACTATTCGGAGCAGGACTTCCGGGCCGTGCAGGCACGCCTGGAGGAACTCCTGGCCCCGTACGGCGTGGCCTTCGACGGCGTGGCCTTCTGCCCTCACGCCCCGGACGAGCGCTGCGCCTGCCGCAAGCCGGAGCCCGGCATGTGGGAGGAGCTGCGCTCGCGGCACGGGCTCGCCCCTGACGAGACGGTCATGATCGGCGACAACGCCTCCGACGTGGCCTTCGGTCTGGCCAGCGGCATGGCCCAGTCCGTGCTGGTGCTGACCGGGCATGGAAGGCGCTTCGCCGAGAAGCTGGGGCTAACGCCCATCGGGCACGGCTGGAGGCGCGTGACGGCCCCCGCCCCCGGCCAGCCCACGCTCCTGGCCCACGACTTGGCCGCGGCCGCGGATTTCATCCTTCAGGAGAACCTCCAACCCGACGGGGCCGACCGGTGAGCGCCGCCCGCCGCTTCGCGCAGGCACTGGCCGGGCAATGGGCGGCCACCCTCTATTCGGCGGTGCTCTCCACGCTTTTGTCTTTCGCCCTGGGACGCTTTCTGGGGCCGGAGTCTTTCGGGACCTATTCCTATATCCTCACGGCGGCCTCCATCTTCGCCATTTTCCAGGACGGCGGGTTCTCCACCCTCATCTTCCGGGAAGCCGCCCACCCAAGCCCCGGCCTGGCTCCGAAAGCGCCGCTGGAGCGCCTGGCCCTCGGGCACACGGCGCTGGTCACGACGGCGGGACTGGCCGCGATCTGGCTCCTGCCCCTTACGGACAAGGCCGCCTTCAGCCTGGCCCTGGTCTATTACGCCCTCTTTTCGGCCGGGGTCTTCCTGTCCGCCGACCTCAAGGGACATGGCCAGTTCGAACGCGAGGCCAGGCTGCGGATGGCCCTGCGCACCTGCACCGTCCTGGCCGTGGGCATCGCCCTGGCCATGCCCGGTGCTGGCGCGGCACTTCTGTTCGGCGGCTGGGTACTGGGACAGGCGGCCGGGCTGACCCTGCCCATGGCCTCGGGGATACGCAAGGCCCCGAGCTTCAGGCTCGATCTCGGCATCTACAAGAGCTGCGGAGCCTTCCTTCTCATCAGCGCCGCCACCACCATCTACTTCAAGTCCGACATCATCCTGCTCACGCGGCTCACCGGCGACAACGCCGCCGTGGGACAGTACGCCGCCGCCTATCGGCTCATCGAAGCCGCCGTGCTCTTCGCCGCCCCGCTGGCCCAGATATTCTTCCGCAAGCTCCGGGTGAGCATGCACGCCCCCGAGGTGTTCAAACGGGCCTTCCGCACCCAGATGCTGGTGATGTGCGCCCTGGCCGTCGCCGGGACCGCCTTCTCCATGTGGATAGGCCCCTTGGTCATCCGCCTGGCCTTCGGCGGCAAGTACGGCCCGGCCGAGGAGCTGTGCCTGTGGCTCCTGCCGTCGCTTCTGTTCATCCTGCCCAACGGCATCCTCACCCAGGCGCTCATCGCTCTTGGCCGCGAGGGATTCTACGCCCGCGTCACCATCGCCACGGCCGTGTGCAACGTCGCCCTCAACTGCGCGCTCATCCCCTTCATGGGGGCCAAGGGCTCGGCCCTGGCCACCGTGGCCACGGAAGCCCTGCTTGCCGCAGGGCTCGGGGTGGGATACGTCAGACGGCCATGAACAGCCGCCCATTCGCTTCCGAAGACCATTTCCTGGCCGCCATCTCCGAACGCTTCCCCAACACCCATCCCCACATGCTGCTTGGGCGCGGCGACGACTGCGCCGTGCTCGCCTGCCCCGAAGCCGTGGCCCTGACCACGGACCTCTTCATCGAGGACGTGCACTTCCGCCGGGCCTACTTCTCCCCGGAGGACGCCGGATACAAGGCCCTGGCCGTGAACGTGAGCGACATGGCCGGCATGGGCGGCGAGCCCTTGGGCTTCAGCCTGGGCCTGGCCGGGCCGCCGGACACCCCGGCCGGATACTGGGAGCGGATGCTTGACGGCATGGCCGGGCTGGCCGCATCCCTCAACATGCCCCTGGTGGGCGGGGATCTGAACGCCTGCGCCAAGATCGTGCTGTCCATCACCCTCTGGGGCAAGGCCGGTCCGTGCGGAAAATTCATCCCGCGCGGGGGAGCCCAGCCCGGCGACGCCCTGTTCGTGGTGGGCGACGTGGGCCTGGCCGCCTGCGGCCTGGAGGCCCTGGAACGCTTCGGACCGGACGCGGCCAAGGACTGGCCCGAGGCCGTGGCCGCGCACCTGCGCCCTGGAGTGAAGATCGCCGAAGGGACCAGGCTGGCCGGGATCGGACGGGTGCGCGGGCTCATGGACGTCTCCGACGGACTGGCCAGGGATCTGCCGCGCTTTCTCGGCCCGGACCTCGGGGCGGAGCTGGCCATCGATCCAGACACACTGCACCCCGAGGTGCTGCGCATGGCCGAAGCCGCCGGGCGCGACCCCGTGGAGGCGGCGGTGGTCGGAGGCGAGGACTACTGCCTGCTGGGCGCATGCCCCCGGGACGGCTTCCTGGAAGTGTACAGCCGCGTGCCCGGCGTCTGGGCCGTGGGCGAGGTGACCCAGGGCGGCGGACTAAGCCTCGGCGGCAAGACGCTTACGGCCAGGGGCTTCGACCACTTCGGCTAGTGTCGCGTCGTGGCCCGGCCGCACTCGCAGGCGCAAAATTCCGCTGCGCGGACGTGCGAAAAGCCCCCTGAACGGTAAACCGTTCAGGGGGCATTTCGCCTGCTGGACAGGGAAAAATCAGTCGGTGGGCTCGACCCGATTGGCCGCCAGGTAGTTTTCGATCTCGGCCGCCGGGCAGGGCCGCGAGAACAGGAATCCCTGGGCGAGCTGGCAGCCCAGGGTGCGGATGACCGCCAGCTGGGCCTCGGTCTCCACGCCCTCGGCGATGAGCCCCAGGCCCAGGTTGCGCCCGAGCCCCACGATGGCCCTCACGATCTCGGCGTGTCCGCCGGTGGCGTCGATCTCCCGAATGAAGGAGCGGTCGATCTTGAGCATGTCGATGGGGAAGCGGTGCAGATACGAAAGCGAGGAATAGCCAGTGCCGAAGTCGTCCACGAAGAGCTTGAGCCCAAGCGACTTGAGCTCCTCCAGCATGCCGATGGCCGCCTCGCCCCGGTCCATGATGACGCTTTCGGTTATCTCCAGTTCCAGCGTGCCGGGGGCCACCCTGGAATGCGACAGCAGCGTCTCCAACTTCTGCCCCAGGTCGGCCTGGGCGAACTGCTTGGCGGAGATGTTCACGCTCATGCCCAGCGGGGCGGATCTGGGGAAAAGCGCCTGCAGGTGGGCCAGCTGGCGGCAGGCCTCCTCGAGCACCCACCAGCCCAGGGGAACGATGAGCCCGTTCTCCTCGGCCATGGGGATGAAATCGAGGGGCGGTATGTAGCCTCGCTCGGGATGCTTCCAGCGCAACAGCGCTTCGAGGGTGACCACCGCGCCGGTGTTCACGTCCACGATGGGCTGGTAGTGCAGCTCGAACTCGTTCTTAGCCAGGGCGCGCCTGAATTCCGTCTCCATGGTGAGCAGCTGGATGGTCTGCTCCTGCAGGGCGTTGTCGAAGACCTCGTAGCGGGCCTTGCCGTTGCTCTTGGCCCGGTACATGGTCAGGTCGGCGTCGCGCAGCACCTCTTCGGCCGTGCCGCAGAAGCCGGTGCAGCAGATGATGCCGATGGAGACCGTGCTGTAGATTTCGTGCCCGTCGATGTTGAAGGGCCTGCGCATCTCTTCCAGGATGCGCTCGGCCACCATGGTGGCTCCCGACAGGCTGCGGACCTGCTCCGAGATGACCGCGAACTCGTCGCCGCCAAGACGGGCCAGGGTGTCGGCCTCCCGGGTGCAGGAGCGCAGGCGCTCGGCCAGCTTCATGAGGAACTGGTCGCCCTGGGCGTGGCCCAGGCTGTCGTTGATGACCTTGAAGCGGTCCACGTCCAGGTAAAGCAGGGCGAAAAAGCTGTTCTGGCGCGAGCAGCGGTAGATGGCCTGGGAGAGGCGGTCGGTGAAGAGCGCCCGGTTGGGCAGCCCGGTCAGCGCGTCGTGCAGCGACTGGTGGAGCAGCTGCTCCTCGAAGCGCTTGTGGTCGCTGATGTCCTCCAGGGTGCCTTCGAAACGGACGGTTTCGCCGGTCTTGCCCGTGACGGTGTGCGCGTTGACCGAGGCCCAGAGGGCCTGGCCGTCCAACCGCGAGGTCTGAACCTCGAATGCCTGCACCGAGCCGTGGTCCTCCAGCACGCGGAAGAACTTCTCCCGCTTGCCGGCGTCCTCGCACAGCCGGGAGCAGAAGTTGCCCACGTTGTCCATGAGCTCCTGCGGCGACTGGTAGCCGAGGATGCGGGCCATGGCCGGGTTGGCGCTCACCAGGACTCCCTGGTGGTTCACCTGGAAGATGCCCTCGATGGCGTTCTCGAAAATGGAGCGGTATTTTGCTTCGGCGGCGATGCGCTCGCCGACTTCGTTCTGCAGGCGCTGGTTGGTTTCCTCCAGCTGCCGGGTGCGGTCGTGGAGTTCCGTGGTGCGCCGCCGCACGAGGTTTTCCAGGTTTTCGCGGTAGGCCTTGTTTTCCTTGATGAGCCTGGCCCGTTCCAGGGCCCGGCGCACGGAGTGCTCCAGGATGCCCAGGTCCTCCACGGGCTTGAGCACGTAGTCCCACGCGCCCAGGCGCAGGGCTTCGATGGCGTCCTGGATCATTCCCGTGCCTGAAACCACGATGATGGGCACGTCGGGCGCTTCCCGCACAACCGTGGCCAGCACTTCGAGGCCGTCCATCTCGGGCATGCGCAGGTCCACCAGGACGATGTCCGGGTGGTGTTCGCGGAAGACGTCGAGCCCGACCCGCCCATTGTGCGCCTGGAGCACTTCGAACCCGCTGTCCTCCAGGTACGCCTGGAAGGAGCGCCGGATGACCTCCTCGTCATCGATGGTCAGGACGGTCGCCACGGGAGCTTGGGGCATTGCGGATTATCCTTCAAGCAGATGGAGGATTTTGGACGCCATGTCCCCCATATCAAGCACGGGTTTGAAGAAGACCAGGCTGTCGTCGAGTCCGGCGGCCTTGAGCTCTTCGGAGAGGCTGAATTTGGTCGATCCGGTGTGGATGAGGAACTTCATACCGGGATGGCGCTTGGCCAGCTCCAGGATGAGCGCGGCTCCGTCCATTCCGGGCAGGCGCAGGTCCACGACAGCCAGGTGCGCGGGCTGGCTTCCGGCGGACTCCAGAGCCTGTTCCGCCGATTCGGCTGTGCGCACGATGAATCCCTCGTCTTCCAGGTAGGCCGCGAGGCTCAACCGGACCGGGGTCTCGTCGTCCACAACCAAGATTTCGGTCTGATCTTTCTGCATAAATTGGCTGGCTTCGGTCGAGCGATACGTTTCAAACGGTCGCGACACGGCGAATTTTCAACCTTCTTACCCAATTTTTCACACCAGGCCAAGGGATTTCCCATCCCGGACGGAGAAGGTCGGAAATTATCTCGAGGATCGGGCAGGAGGCACGCCCGGGGATCGTGACGGAAAAATGACGGCCAGGGAGAGCCGCCCGCTATCGGGAGCGACAAAGCCGCCGGGTGGTCCCGGCGGCCGTCGAATTCGTGTCGCGACGAGCAAGCGGCGCGGCCCGGAGGCTAATGCGTGAGAGAACGCCTGCCAGCCTTGGTTCCGGGCTTCTCCAGGATCACGGCGGTGCCGTAGCAGGAGAAGAACTTGGAACCGTCCGGATGGAAGGCCACGGACTCCTGGTAGCCGATGATGGCGTCGCCGCCGATTTCCATGGCCGAGGCGGCCAGGGTCAAAAGGGCGCATTCGGCGTCGTAGCCGCGACCGTGCACCAGGCCGAGCACCTTCTTGATGGGCCTGCCCTTCATGACAGGAGTGGTCACCACGGGCAGCTTTCCGGAATAGAACATGTCCTTGGCGTGCTGGAGGCGCTGGCCACGCTTGACCTCTTCGTTGGGGTCCTTGGGCTGGCGCGCTGCGCCGGTGAACAATGAAAGCATGGCTCCTCCTTATGGTATCCGGTGGTGTCCGGCTGGGCCGGTGGGCGGGATACTGTTGCCGCGTTGACCTTAGCAAGCACCCTGCCATGTGCGACATATCAAACGATATCTTGGTATTAGATACTTTTCCGCCACCTCCGGTTACAGGCTTTCGGCGTCAAAAAAGCCCGGCGGCGCATGCGCGCCGCCGGGCTTTTGGCGTTCTGGCGTACGGCCGGGCCGAAGCCTAGCAGATCCGGGGCAGCTGCTCCCCTTCGAGCATGCCGAGCAAACGGTGTCCGCCCAGGCCCGTGCGCAGCACCACCTTGCCCGGGTTCTCCTGCGTGACCCGCCCGATCACCCGGGCGTCGCGGCCCAGGGGGTCGCGGCGCATGATGGTCAGGGCCTTGGCCGCGTGTTTTTCCGGCAGCACGCAGATGATCTTGCCCTCGTTGGCCAGGTAGAGCGGATCGAGCCCCAGTATCTCGCAGCCCGAGGCCACCACCGGCTTCACCGGAATGGCTTCTTCCTCCAGGGCGATCCCAACGCCCGACTGCTGGGCGATCTCGTTGATGGTGGTAGCCAGGCCGCCGCGCGTGGGGTCACGCAGGACGTGCACGGAGGGGAGGCCCTTGATGAGTTTCAGCGTCAAATGGTTGAGCGAGGCGCAGTCGCTCTGCACAGGCGCCTCGAAGGAGAGCCCCTGGCGGTGGGAGAGCACCGTCAGGCCGTGGTCGCCCAGGCTCCCGGACACGATGACTGCGTCGCCGGGTTTGGCCCGGTGTCCGCTGGGGGCCGTTTTGGCCACCACCTCGCCGATACCGGTGGTGTTGATGAAGATCTTGTCCGCGGCCCCGCGCGGCACAACCTTGGTGTCGCCCGCCACCACCTTCACCCCGGCCTTCCTGGCTGCCAGCCCCATGGAGGCCACGATGCGCTCCAGGTCGTCCATGTCGAAGCCTTCCTCCAGGATGAACCCGCAGGTGAGGTAGAGCGGCCGGGCCCCGAGCATGGCTACGTCGTTGACCGTGCCGTGCACGGCCAAAGCGCCGATGTCGCCGCCGGGGAAGAAGATGGGGTCCACGGTGAAGCTGTCGGTGCTCACGGCCAGGGGGCCCTTGGGCCGGATGAGCGCCGCGTCGTCCATGCGTTCGAGGATGGAATTGCCCAGGTGGCGGAAGAACACGTCGGCCACCAGGCGGTGCGAGGCCAGGCCGCCGCTGCCCTGGTCCAGAAGGAGCTTGTTGCCCATGTCGGTTCCTGACGCCCCTATGCGAGGTCGAGTTGGTATTTGTGGTACGCGGCGCAGCTGCCCTCGGTGGAGACCATGCACGGCCCCACCGGAGTGGCCGGGGTGCATGCCTTGGCGAAGAGCGGGCATTTGTTGGGGGGCATGATGCCCTTAAGCACCTCGCCGCAGCGGCAGCCGGGCAGAGGCTTGGATTCCTTGAGGGTCACGCCCAGCGCCTCGAAGGCGTCGAAGGCCTTGTAGGCGTCGCTCATGACCAGCCCGCTGCCGGGGATCATGCCGATGCCGCGCCACAGCGCGTCGCCGGGGGTGTAGACCTCATAGAGGATGGCCCGGGCCTTGGGGTTGCCGCCGTCGGCCACCACGCGCTTGTAGTTGTTGACCACCATGGGCTTTCCCTGGCGCTTCATCTCGGCCATGAGCAGGATGGCCTGGAGCAGGTCCAGGGGTTCGAAACCGGCCACCACTGAGGGGATGCCGTACTTCTCGGCCAGGGGGCGGTAGGGTTCCAGGCCGATCATGGCGGAGACGTGGCCCGGGAGCATGAAGCCCTCCACGGCCATGTCCGGATCCGAGAGCAGCGCGTCCAGGGCGGGGGGCACCAGCTTGTGGAAGGGCATCACGAAGAAATTCCCGAGGCCCCGCTCCTTGGCCTGGCGCACCGTGGCGGCCACGGTGGGGGCGGTGGTCTCGAAGCCGATGCCCAGGAACACGACCTTGTCGCCGGGGTTCGCCTCGGCCACAGCCAGGGCGTCGAAGGGGGAGTACACCACCTCAACGCGCGCGCCTTCGGCCTGGGCCTTCTTGAGGCTCGCGCCGCCGGGGCCGGGGACGCGCATGAGGTCGCCGAAGGTGGCGATGATCACGTCGGAGCGCCCGGCCAGCTCCAGGTATGCGGCCACCTCGGATTCATGGGTGACGCAGACCGGGCAGCCCGGACCGGTCAGGTGGACCACCGACTTCGGCAAAAGCGAGTGCACGCCGCTGCGGAACAGGGCCACGGTGTGGGTGCCGCAGACTTCCATGAAGCGCAGGCTCTGGCCCTGCATGGCCTCCTCGATCTTGGCGAGCACGTCCTTGCACAGCTTGGGATCGCGAAGGGCTTCAAATGAGTTCAAGGTTCCACCCTTCCTGGAAAATCTTGATGGTCTCCATGGCCTCCTCGCGGTTGAGGATGCGGATGGCGAACCCGGCATGGATGATGACGAACTCGCCCACCTGGGGCTTGTCCGCGATGAGGTCCAGGCGGATTTGTTTGCGCACGCCGCCGATTTCGACATCGGCCACGTCCCCCTCGACGTGTTTGACTTCCATGGGAACGGCTAGGCACATGACGGTGTCCTCCAGTAAGGAACCGCGCCGGTCGGAATTCCAGCCCGGTAAGAATTTTGGGAATATGGGGGGTAACACCGGTCAAGTCAAGGCTCGCCCGGCCCCGGGTGGACGGCGCTGGACCGGCGTGGGGCGCGGCGGCTTGCAAAACGCCCTGAAGCGTGCAATGGGCCTAACTCAGACAATAAAATAAATGGCCCTTTGGGGTCCGGACATACTTCGAATGCAAGACAATTCCCCGGAAAGCCTGGTCGCCCAGGCGCGCAAAAACCTTCTCAACATCGTCTCCGTGCTCAAGGACGGCAACGTCGACAGCGCCATCAAGGTGGTCGTTTTCGGCCTCGGGGCCTACATCAAATACGGCAACATCCTCATCAAGCAGGAAAAAAAGGAATTCCAAGAGCTTCTGACAAAAGCCGTCCACCTGCTCAGCCTGGACCCCCTGGTCAAGGAGGCCAGCAAGACCCCGCTGGACTACGTGCCAAGGAAGGAAACGGAACTCTTGGCCAGACTGCGGGCCCTGCCCGACCTCATCCAGGCCAATCAGGCCAGGAGGGAAGGCCAGGAAGCCGAAGCCCGCATGCAGGCCAAGGGCGAACGCATGGAAAAAGGCCGCCAGCTCCTGATGCAAAAGTACTTCGACGGGGCGCTCCAGCTCTTCAAGCGCCTGTGCGACGACTTTCCCGACGATGCGGAGCTTCGCGCGGAGATCGGCAAGGTGCTCTTCGACATCAACCACATCGAATGCATCACCTTCCTGGAACAAGCCGTGGCCCTCGACCCCAAGGATCACAAGAGCCTGGCCATGATGGGCGTGGCCTTCCGCAAGATCAAGAAGTTCGACCAGGCCGAAAGGGCGTATTTGAACGCCTTGGCCGTGGACAAGGACAACGTCAACTACCTCTTCAACCTGTCCCGGGTCTACATCGACTCGGGAAACTGGCTCAAGGCCCAGGAGACGCTGCGCCGGGTGCTTACGATCGACCCCTCCCTGGAACCGGCCAAGAAAGGCCTGGACTTCGCCACCAGGCATTGCAGGGATCTCATCTGATGCCCGCGCGCCCCACTGCGTCCCCGCTCTGGAACGCGCTCATCAAGCTCCCGCCGCCGAGGCTCCCGAGCCCCAGGACCCTGCCCCCGGCCCCTTCGGACCGGGAGTGCCTCCAGTGCTGGGACGACTACGACATGTTGCCGCACATCCGCCAGCACAGCCTGTCCGTGGCCCGCGTGGCCACCTGCCTGGCTCTGGCCGCCCAGGCGGCGGGCCTGGACGTGGACGTGCAGCTCGTGCGCGCCTCGGCCCTGCTCCACGACATCGCCAAGACCTACACCATCCGCCACGGCGGCAACCACAGCCAGCTCGGCGGAGCCTGGATGCAGGAACGCTTCGGCAACCCCCTGCTGGCAATGGGCATCGTGCACCATGTCCACTGGCCCTGGGCCGTGGACGTTCGCGCCTACTTCCTCCCCATGGCCATCATCTACGGCGACAAGCGGGTTATGCACGACGGCGTCGTCCCTCTTGACGAACGCTTCGTCGATCTCTACTCCCGCTACGGCACGACCCAATACATCCGCGACAGACTCGCGGAATCCAGACACCAGGCCGAGACCATCGAGACGGCCCTCAGCCAAACCCTTGGGATGAACGTCCATGAAGATCCTTTTGATTGCGGGCGGCTGGTCGAGCGAGCGTGAAGTCTCCCTTTCGGGCGCGCTCCAGATCAGAGGCGCGCTTGAGAGCCTCGGGCACTCCGTCACTCCCCTTGACCCCCTCAGCCAGTTCGACTCCATCATGGACGCGGCCCGCGCCCATGATTTCGCCTTCCTGAACCTGCACGGCTCCCCCGGCGAGGACGGGCTCATCCAGGCCCTGCTGCACGCCGCGGGCTGCCCCTATCAGGGCAGCGGCCCCGAGGCGTCCTTCCTGGCCCTCAACAAGGCCGCGTCCAAGCAGATATTCCGCAGCGCGGGGCTGGTCACGGCCGACTGGGAACTCCTGGTGGCCAAGCCCGGCCCCGAGTGGCGCCCGTCCTTCGGGGTCCCGGCCTTCTTCAAGCCCAACACCGGCGGGTCGAGCGTGGGCATGAGCCTCGTCCGCGACGAAGCGGAGCTCCCCCGCGCCCTGGAAGCCGCTTTCGCCGAGGGCCGCGAGGTGCTGGCCGAACCGGCCCTGGACGGGCTCGAAGTCACCTGCGCGGTGCTTGGCCATGAAGCCCTGCCCCCCATCCTCATCAAGCCCAAGGCCGGAGTCTTCTTCGACTACCAGAGCAAGTACGTGCAGGACGCCGCCGAGGAGATCTGCC
Protein-coding regions in this window:
- a CDS encoding EAL domain-containing protein — translated: MPQAPVATVLTIDDEEVIRRSFQAYLEDSGFEVLQAHNGRVGLDVFREHHPDIVLVDLRMPEMDGLEVLATVVREAPDVPIIVVSGTGMIQDAIEALRLGAWDYVLKPVEDLGILEHSVRRALERARLIKENKAYRENLENLVRRRTTELHDRTRQLEETNQRLQNEVGERIAAEAKYRSIFENAIEGIFQVNHQGVLVSANPAMARILGYQSPQELMDNVGNFCSRLCEDAGKREKFFRVLEDHGSVQAFEVQTSRLDGQALWASVNAHTVTGKTGETVRFEGTLEDISDHKRFEEQLLHQSLHDALTGLPNRALFTDRLSQAIYRCSRQNSFFALLYLDVDRFKVINDSLGHAQGDQFLMKLAERLRSCTREADTLARLGGDEFAVISEQVRSLSGATMVAERILEEMRRPFNIDGHEIYSTVSIGIICCTGFCGTAEEVLRDADLTMYRAKSNGKARYEVFDNALQEQTIQLLTMETEFRRALAKNEFELHYQPIVDVNTGAVVTLEALLRWKHPERGYIPPLDFIPMAEENGLIVPLGWWVLEEACRQLAHLQALFPRSAPLGMSVNISAKQFAQADLGQKLETLLSHSRVAPGTLELEITESVIMDRGEAAIGMLEELKSLGLKLFVDDFGTGYSSLSYLHRFPIDMLKIDRSFIREIDATGGHAEIVRAIVGLGRNLGLGLIAEGVETEAQLAVIRTLGCQLAQGFLFSRPCPAAEIENYLAANRVEPTD
- the thiL gene encoding thiamine-phosphate kinase; this encodes MNSRPFASEDHFLAAISERFPNTHPHMLLGRGDDCAVLACPEAVALTTDLFIEDVHFRRAYFSPEDAGYKALAVNVSDMAGMGGEPLGFSLGLAGPPDTPAGYWERMLDGMAGLAASLNMPLVGGDLNACAKIVLSITLWGKAGPCGKFIPRGGAQPGDALFVVGDVGLAACGLEALERFGPDAAKDWPEAVAAHLRPGVKIAEGTRLAGIGRVRGLMDVSDGLARDLPRFLGPDLGAELAIDPDTLHPEVLRMAEAAGRDPVEAAVVGGEDYCLLGACPRDGFLEVYSRVPGVWAVGEVTQGGGLSLGGKTLTARGFDHFG
- the hypE gene encoding hydrogenase expression/formation protein HypE, whose product is MGNKLLLDQGSGGLASHRLVADVFFRHLGNSILERMDDAALIRPKGPLAVSTDSFTVDPIFFPGGDIGALAVHGTVNDVAMLGARPLYLTCGFILEEGFDMDDLERIVASMGLAARKAGVKVVAGDTKVVPRGAADKIFINTTGIGEVVAKTAPSGHRAKPGDAVIVSGSLGDHGLTVLSHRQGLSFEAPVQSDCASLNHLTLKLIKGLPSVHVLRDPTRGGLATTINEIAQQSGVGIALEEEAIPVKPVVASGCEILGLDPLYLANEGKIICVLPEKHAAKALTIMRRDPLGRDARVIGRVTQENPGKVVLRTGLGGHRLLGMLEGEQLPRIC
- the hypD gene encoding hydrogenase formation protein HypD; the encoded protein is MNSFEALRDPKLCKDVLAKIEEAMQGQSLRFMEVCGTHTVALFRSGVHSLLPKSVVHLTGPGCPVCVTHESEVAAYLELAGRSDVIIATFGDLMRVPGPGGASLKKAQAEGARVEVVYSPFDALAVAEANPGDKVVFLGIGFETTAPTVAATVRQAKERGLGNFFVMPFHKLVPPALDALLSDPDMAVEGFMLPGHVSAMIGLEPYRPLAEKYGIPSVVAGFEPLDLLQAILLMAEMKRQGKPMVVNNYKRVVADGGNPKARAILYEVYTPGDALWRGIGMIPGSGLVMSDAYKAFDAFEALGVTLKESKPLPGCRCGEVLKGIMPPNKCPLFAKACTPATPVGPCMVSTEGSCAAYHKYQLDLA
- a CDS encoding HypC/HybG/HupF family hydrogenase formation chaperone, translated to MCLAVPMEVKHVEGDVADVEIGGVRKQIRLDLIADKPQVGEFVIIHAGFAIRILNREEAMETIKIFQEGWNLELI
- a CDS encoding oligosaccharide flippase family protein; amino-acid sequence: MSAARRFAQALAGQWAATLYSAVLSTLLSFALGRFLGPESFGTYSYILTAASIFAIFQDGGFSTLIFREAAHPSPGLAPKAPLERLALGHTALVTTAGLAAIWLLPLTDKAAFSLALVYYALFSAGVFLSADLKGHGQFEREARLRMALRTCTVLAVGIALAMPGAGAALLFGGWVLGQAAGLTLPMASGIRKAPSFRLDLGIYKSCGAFLLISAATTIYFKSDIILLTRLTGDNAAVGQYAAAYRLIEAAVLFAAPLAQIFFRKLRVSMHAPEVFKRAFRTQMLVMCALAVAGTAFSMWIGPLVIRLAFGGKYGPAEELCLWLLPSLLFILPNGILTQALIALGREGFYARVTIATAVCNVALNCALIPFMGAKGSALATVATEALLAAGLGVGYVRRP
- a CDS encoding response regulator, with the protein product MQKDQTEILVVDDETPVRLSLAAYLEDEGFIVRTAESAEQALESAGSQPAHLAVVDLRLPGMDGAALILELAKRHPGMKFLIHTGSTKFSLSEELKAAGLDDSLVFFKPVLDMGDMASKILHLLEG
- a CDS encoding D-glycero-alpha-D-manno-heptose-1,7-bisphosphate 7-phosphatase, with the protein product MPIVNALVDRDGTIIVEKHYLHDPAQVELVPGAGEALGRLKRAGVRLFVVTNQSGIGRGYYSEQDFRAVQARLEELLAPYGVAFDGVAFCPHAPDERCACRKPEPGMWEELRSRHGLAPDETVMIGDNASDVAFGLASGMAQSVLVLTGHGRRFAEKLGLTPIGHGWRRVTAPAPGQPTLLAHDLAAAADFILQENLQPDGADR
- a CDS encoding YbjQ family protein — translated: MLSLFTGAARQPKDPNEEVKRGQRLQHAKDMFYSGKLPVVTTPVMKGRPIKKVLGLVHGRGYDAECALLTLAASAMEIGGDAIIGYQESVAFHPDGSKFFSCYGTAVILEKPGTKAGRRSLTH
- a CDS encoding tetratricopeptide repeat protein — protein: MQDNSPESLVAQARKNLLNIVSVLKDGNVDSAIKVVVFGLGAYIKYGNILIKQEKKEFQELLTKAVHLLSLDPLVKEASKTPLDYVPRKETELLARLRALPDLIQANQARREGQEAEARMQAKGERMEKGRQLLMQKYFDGALQLFKRLCDDFPDDAELRAEIGKVLFDINHIECITFLEQAVALDPKDHKSLAMMGVAFRKIKKFDQAERAYLNALAVDKDNVNYLFNLSRVYIDSGNWLKAQETLRRVLTIDPSLEPAKKGLDFATRHCRDLI